A genome region from Hevea brasiliensis isolate MT/VB/25A 57/8 chromosome 9, ASM3005281v1, whole genome shotgun sequence includes the following:
- the LOC110658234 gene encoding anaphase-promoting complex subunit 10 isoform X2, with amino-acid sequence MATESSEGEEEGKITGGNQHLIVDDDLREMGKKAAWSVSSCKPGNGVCTLCDDNLDSFWQSDGAQPHLVNIQFQKKVKLQLVVLYVDFKLDESYTPSKISIRTGDGFHNLREIKTVELVKPTGWVYLSLSGNDPRETFVNTFMLQIAVLSNHLNGRDTHVRQIKVYGPRPSVIFFFAYHKLRGKQYGSKRICEYRE; translated from the exons atggcaACAGAGTCATCAGAGGGAGAAGAAGAAGGGAAGATTACAGGGGGGAATCAGCACTTGATTGTAGATGATGACCTCAGAGAAATGGGCAAAAAAGCTGCTTGGAGTGTCAGCTCTTGCAAACCTGGCAATGGCGTCTGCACTCTCTGTGATGACAATCTTGATTCCTTTTGGCA ATCGGATGGTGCACAGCCTCATTTGGTGAACATTCAATTCCAGAAGAAAGTAAAGCTACAA TTGGTTGTGCTTTATGTGGATTTCAAGCTTGACGAGAGCTATACCCCCAGTAAGATCTCTATTCGCACTGGCGATGGATTTCACAACTTGAGG GAGATCAAGACTGTGGAGCTTGTCAAGCCAACTGGCTGGGTTTATCTATCCTTATCTGGAAATGATCCTAG GGAAACTTTTGTCAATACATTTATGTTACAAATTGCTGTGCTATCGAATCATCTTAACGGAAGGGATACTCATGTTCGGCAGATCAAAGTTTATGGGCCTCGACCGTCAGTCATCTTCTTTTTTGCTTATCATAAACTG CGGGGAAAACAATATGGATCGAAAAGAATATGCGAATATAGGGAATAG
- the LOC110658234 gene encoding anaphase-promoting complex subunit 10 isoform X3, with the protein MATESSEGEEEGKITGGNQHLIVDDDLREMGKKAAWSVSSCKPGNGVCTLCDDNLDSFWQSDGAQPHLVNIQFQKKVKLQLVVLYVDFKLDESYTPSKISIRTGDGFHNLREIKTVELVKPTGWVYLSLSGNDPRETFVNTFMLQIAVLSNHLNGRDTHVRQIKVYGPRPNPIPHQPFQFTSREFITYSSVR; encoded by the exons atggcaACAGAGTCATCAGAGGGAGAAGAAGAAGGGAAGATTACAGGGGGGAATCAGCACTTGATTGTAGATGATGACCTCAGAGAAATGGGCAAAAAAGCTGCTTGGAGTGTCAGCTCTTGCAAACCTGGCAATGGCGTCTGCACTCTCTGTGATGACAATCTTGATTCCTTTTGGCA ATCGGATGGTGCACAGCCTCATTTGGTGAACATTCAATTCCAGAAGAAAGTAAAGCTACAA TTGGTTGTGCTTTATGTGGATTTCAAGCTTGACGAGAGCTATACCCCCAGTAAGATCTCTATTCGCACTGGCGATGGATTTCACAACTTGAGG GAGATCAAGACTGTGGAGCTTGTCAAGCCAACTGGCTGGGTTTATCTATCCTTATCTGGAAATGATCCTAG GGAAACTTTTGTCAATACATTTATGTTACAAATTGCTGTGCTATCGAATCATCTTAACGGAAGGGATACTCATGTTCGGCAGATCAAAGTTTATGGGCCTCGACC GAATCCTATACCCCATCAGCCTTTTCAATTTACTTCAAGGGAGTTCATTACATACTCTTCAGTGAGATGA
- the LOC110658234 gene encoding anaphase-promoting complex subunit 10 isoform X1, with protein sequence MATESSEGEEEGKITGGNQHLIVDDDLREMGKKAAWSVSSCKPGNGVCTLCDDNLDSFWQSDGAQPHLVNIQFQKKVKLQLVVLYVDFKLDESYTPSKISIRTGDGFHNLREIKTVELVKPTGWVYLSLSGNDPRETFVNTFMLQIAVLSNHLNGRDTHVRQIKVYGPRPSVIFFFAYHKLVSNIRIKALFLNASVAGILYPISLFNLLQGSSLHTLQ encoded by the exons atggcaACAGAGTCATCAGAGGGAGAAGAAGAAGGGAAGATTACAGGGGGGAATCAGCACTTGATTGTAGATGATGACCTCAGAGAAATGGGCAAAAAAGCTGCTTGGAGTGTCAGCTCTTGCAAACCTGGCAATGGCGTCTGCACTCTCTGTGATGACAATCTTGATTCCTTTTGGCA ATCGGATGGTGCACAGCCTCATTTGGTGAACATTCAATTCCAGAAGAAAGTAAAGCTACAA TTGGTTGTGCTTTATGTGGATTTCAAGCTTGACGAGAGCTATACCCCCAGTAAGATCTCTATTCGCACTGGCGATGGATTTCACAACTTGAGG GAGATCAAGACTGTGGAGCTTGTCAAGCCAACTGGCTGGGTTTATCTATCCTTATCTGGAAATGATCCTAG GGAAACTTTTGTCAATACATTTATGTTACAAATTGCTGTGCTATCGAATCATCTTAACGGAAGGGATACTCATGTTCGGCAGATCAAAGTTTATGGGCCTCGACCGTCAGTCATCTTCTTTTTTGCTTATCATAAACTGGTTAGTAATATTCGTATTAAAGCTTTGTTTTTAAATGCCTCGGTTGCAGGAATCCTATACCCCATCAGCCTTTTCAATTTACTTCAAGGGAGTTCATTACATACTCTTCAGTGA
- the LOC110658241 gene encoding uncharacterized protein LOC110658241, which translates to MEIQVRIFNRQLLNTPRNFLQSPLIPYRSLSPQHHRPIHFISTASLPLSRIHSSFSPFSRTPITPNPNPRSFVLSLSSPHLLNPLIPSNYSNFSFKFHPNDGVFAWHRAPESGIIGALGAKDPVVTVVLLGWLGAKQKHLKKYVEWYNSRGINAITFVVGVGELFGFDFGERVEKRIAALVNELISWVSERQEDGREQCLFFHTFSNTGWFVYGYILDMLQGREDLKEKIKGCVVDSGGGDPFNPKVWAAGFSAALLKKHSSGAQPLVEAKEISELESQDCESEIQEKEPPLVEAMVLSVLEKLFSVVLKLPDVDQKLKKIVSDLSKDQPSCPQLYLYSTADKVVPYQSVESLIEDQRKMGRKVLSYNFGSSPHVDHYRTFPDIYLSVLHNFLTECFAVVKQMTSAN; encoded by the exons ATGGAAATTCAGGTGAGAATCTTCAATCGCCAGCTCCTCAATACACCGAGAAATTTTCTGCAGTCCCCTCTCATTCCTTATCGATCGTTGAGCCCTCAACACCATCGCCCAATCCACTTCATTTCAACAGCTTCCCTTCCTCTTTCTCGCATTCACTCTTCCTTTTCACCCTTTTCTCGTACACCCATCACTCCAAATCCAAACCCCAGGAGTTTCGTTCTCTCTCTTTCATCTCCGCACCTCTTGAACCCATTGATTCCAAGTAATTATTCCAATTTCAGTTTCAAATTTCATCCAAACGACGGTGTTTTCGCTTGGCACCGAGCTCCGGAGAGTGGCATCATCGGTGCTTTGGGTGCCAAAGACCCAGTTGTGACTGTGGTGTTGTTGGGTTGGCTTGGAGCGAAGCAGAAACATCTAAAGAAGTACGTTGAGTGGTACAATTCAAGAGGGATTAACGCTATTACATTCGTTGTTGGAGTGGGAGAGTTGTTTGGGTTTGATTTCGGGGAGAGAGTTGAGAAGCGGATAGCTGCTTTGGTAAACGAGCTCATTTCGTGGGTTTCAGAGAGACAGGAAGATGGTAGAGAACAGTGTTTGTTTTTTCACACTTTTAGCAACACCGGTTGGTTTGT GTATGGTTACATTCTTGACATGCTGCAAGGAAGAGAGGACCTTAAGGAGAAGATCAAAGGATGTGTTGTTGATTCAGGAGGAGGCGACCCCTTTAATCCTAAG GTCTGGGCTGCTGGATTTTCTGCTGCGTTGTTGAAGAAACACAGCTCTGGAGCACAGCCTTTGGTTGAGGCCAAAGAAATAAGTGAATTAGAAAGTCAAGACTGTGAGTCCGAGATTCAGGAAAAGGAACCACCATTAGTTGAAGCCATGGTTCTATCAGTATTGGAGAAGCTATTCTCTGTAGTGCTGAAGTTGCCTGATGTGGATCA AAAGTTGAAGAAGATTGTCTCCGACCTCTCAAAGGACCAACCCTCTTGTCCTCAGCTTTACCTATACAGCACAGCCGATAAGGTTGTTCCATATCAATCAGTAGAGTCACTGATCGAGGACCAAAGGAAGATGGGGAGAAAAGTACTATCCTATAATTTTGGGTCATCCCCTCATGTGGATCACTACCGAACTTTCCCAGACATATATCTATCAGTGCTTCATAATTTCTTGACAGAGTGTTTTGCAGTAGTTAAGCAGATGACTTCTGCAAATTAA
- the LOC110658234 gene encoding anaphase-promoting complex subunit 10 isoform X4: MGKKAAWSVSSCKPGNGVCTLCDDNLDSFWQSDGAQPHLVNIQFQKKVKLQLVVLYVDFKLDESYTPSKISIRTGDGFHNLREIKTVELVKPTGWVYLSLSGNDPRETFVNTFMLQIAVLSNHLNGRDTHVRQIKVYGPRPSVIFFFAYHKLRGKQYGSKRICEYRE; encoded by the exons ATGGGCAAAAAAGCTGCTTGGAGTGTCAGCTCTTGCAAACCTGGCAATGGCGTCTGCACTCTCTGTGATGACAATCTTGATTCCTTTTGGCA ATCGGATGGTGCACAGCCTCATTTGGTGAACATTCAATTCCAGAAGAAAGTAAAGCTACAA TTGGTTGTGCTTTATGTGGATTTCAAGCTTGACGAGAGCTATACCCCCAGTAAGATCTCTATTCGCACTGGCGATGGATTTCACAACTTGAGG GAGATCAAGACTGTGGAGCTTGTCAAGCCAACTGGCTGGGTTTATCTATCCTTATCTGGAAATGATCCTAG GGAAACTTTTGTCAATACATTTATGTTACAAATTGCTGTGCTATCGAATCATCTTAACGGAAGGGATACTCATGTTCGGCAGATCAAAGTTTATGGGCCTCGACCGTCAGTCATCTTCTTTTTTGCTTATCATAAACTG CGGGGAAAACAATATGGATCGAAAAGAATATGCGAATATAGGGAATAG
- the LOC110658236 gene encoding putative glucose-6-phosphate 1-epimerase translates to MAMLSMPFSSTPALNLRRVNRPYKYSGMAFASVNKETGTVGVRVTEGEGSLPKVVLTSPHGSEAEIYLFGGCITSWKVPSGKDLLFVRPDAVFNKKKPISGGIPHCFPQFGPGSIQQHGFARNMDWSVIDSENVEGNPAVTLMLKDGPYSHSMWDFGFQALYKVILNAKSISTELKITNTDSKPFSFTAALHSYFSASVTAASVKGLKGCKTLNKDPDPNNPIEGKEDRDVVTFPGFVDCIYLDAPDELQLDNGLGDVITIKNKNWSDTVLWNPHLQMEACYKDFVCVENAQIGNVKLEPKQSWTAKQHVSVG, encoded by the exons ATGGCGATGCTTTCTATGCCTTTTTCTTCTACACCTGCCCTTAATCTCCGCCGAGTCAACCG GCCATACAAATACTCTGGCATGGCATTTGCGAGTGTGAACAAAGAAACTGGGACTGTAGGAGTAAGGGTCACTGAAGGTGAAGGTAGCTTGCCAAAGGTTGTGCTCACTTCTCCTCATGGTAG TGAGGCAGAGATATATTTATTTGGAGGTTGCATCACATCTTGGAAAGTTCCCAGCGGGAAGGACCTCCTTTTTGTTAGACCAGATGCTGTATTTAACAAGAAAAAACCAATAAG TGGAGGAATTCCACATTGTTTCCCACAGTTTGGACCTGGTAGTATTCAGCAG CATGGATTTGCAAGGAATATGGATTGGTCTGTTATTGATTCCGAAAATGTGGAGGGCAATCCTGCTGTCACTCTCATGCTCAAGGACGGTCCTTACAGTCATTCTATGTGGGACTTTGGTTTCCAGGCTTTATACAAG GTCATTCTTAATGCAAAAAGCATTTCCACAGAACTGAAGATTACAAATACAGATAGCAAGCCGTTTTCATTTACTGCAGCTCTACATTCATATTTCAGT GCTTCTGTGACTGCAGCATCTGTAAAAGGTTTGAAAGGTTGCAAAACACTTAATAAAGATCCAGATCCTAACAATCCGATAGAGGGCAAAGAGGACAG GGATGTGGTCACTTTCCCTGGCTTTGTAGATTGCATTTACCTTGATGCGCCTGATGAGCTGCAACTTGATAATGGCTTGGGTGATGTAATAACCATCAAGAATAAAAA TTGGTCAGATACTGTACTGTGGAATCCACATCTACAGATGGAAGCATGTTACAAAGATTTTGTTTGTGTTGAAAATGCCCAG ATTGGAAATGTCAAGCTAGAACCCAAGCAGTCCTGGACAGCTAAGCAGCATGTTAGCGTTGGTTGA